The proteins below are encoded in one region of Cucurbita pepo subsp. pepo cultivar mu-cu-16 chromosome LG10, ASM280686v2, whole genome shotgun sequence:
- the LOC111804356 gene encoding MADS-box transcription factor 23-like gives MGRGRVEIKKIENINSRQVTFSKRRNGLMKKAKELSVLCDAEVAIVVFSSTGRLYEFSSTSMEHTLSRYRGQGMELDFPRETLDHPTQLPPSDSDAKSSEDEFVKLKLTYMQMRGQELDSLSFRELQNLENQLREGIVSIKDKKESLLLEQLQRCRSQGEVVISENETLRKQLEEFQQRNNTPLLESSPLQRSYFSDSKTASTNETEAETEAEENDCSEISLHLGLSLDGRQNRKRSVEGTSNDTAGS, from the exons ATGGGAAGAGGCAGAGTAGAGATCAAGAAGATTGAGAATATCAACAGCCGACAAGTTACATTCTCAAAACGCCGAAATGGGTTGATGAAAAAGGCCAAAGAATTGTCGGTTCTTTGTGATGCTGAGGTCGCCATTGTTGTCTTCTCCAGCACTGGAAGACTTTATGAATTCTCCAGTACTAG CATGGAACATACACTTTCAAGGTACAGAGGACAGGGCATGGAGTTGGATTTTCCAAGAGAGACTTTGGACCATCCAACACAA CTGCCACCATCGGATTCTGATGCGAAGTCATCCGAAGACGAGTTCGTAAAGCTGAAGTTAACGTACAT GCAGATGAGAGGGCAAGAACTGGATAGTTTGAGCTTTAGAGAGCTACAAAACTTAGAAAATCAATTGCGGGAAGGGATCGTATCGATCAAAGACAAGAAG GAGTCATTGCTTTTGGAGCAGCTCCAAAGGTGTAGGTCGCAG GGGGAAGTAGTCATTTCCGAGAACGAGACACTGCGAAAACAG CTTGAGGAGTTTCAGCAGAGAAATAATACACCACTTTTGGAGTCGAGCCCGCTTCAGAGATCGTACTTTTCGGATTCGAAAACCGCTTCTACCAACGAGACTGAGGCCGAGACTGAGGCCGAGGAAAATGACTGCTCGGAAATTTCCTTGCATCTGGG